AATTCATCGGGGTTGGCGATTGTCGCCGAGCTGCAGATAAAGAGCGGGTTGCTGCCGTAGAATTCACAAATTCTTCTAAGACGCCGGATGACATTGGCAAGGTGCGAACCAAAGATACCGCGGTAGTGATGAATTTCGTCAATGACAACGTATTGCAAATTCTCGAAGAGCTTAATCCACTTGGTATGATGGGGCAGAATTCCGGCGTGAAGCATGTCGGGATTGGTCACCACGATATGTCCGGCGGAGCGAATGAGGCGGCGGGCGGTCTGCGGAGTATCGCCATCAAAGGTGTAAGTCTTGATATCGACATCGAGCTTATTCACCAGTTCCATCAGCTCCGCCAGCTGGTCCTGCGAGAGGGCTTTAGTAGGGAAAAGATAAAGAGCGCGACACGATGGATTCTTCATGATGGCGTCAAGCACCGGCAGATTGTAACAGAGAGTCTTTCCCGAAGCGGTAGGAGTGACAATGACGGTATCGTTTCCCTGGTGAATGGAATCGACCGCCGCGCGCTGGTGTGAATACAGTTTTCTCACCCCTCGCTGTCCCAGAACTCTTGTCAGACGGTCATCGATATATTCGGGGAATTCGGCGTAAATTCCTTCGCGGGCCGGAATTACTTCCCAGTGGGTAATATTCTCTCTTATAGAGCGGTCCGATTTGAAATCTTCCAGGATTTGCGGGAGGTTCATGGCGGGCAACTATCTTCTCTCAGCCAGCTGGCGCTTGCAGATATCGCAGAATTTCTCTCCTTTGCTGTCGATATCCATCATATTCTGGCTGTAATAGTTGACACATTTGGGATTGCGGCAGCTGGTCATCTCAAAAAGATGGGCGAGGAAATGAACCGCCTGCTTGAAAAGGCGGCTGTACACTTTCAATTCATCTTCCGGCAGACCGTAGAACTCCTGTCGAATACGGAAGAGGGAGACCAGCGAGGTGCCGGCGACGGTATCGGCATTGCCGATAATAAACGGCTCATCCGGCAGGTACAGGTCCTCTTCGCAGACTCCGATAACGAATTCTTTCTGATTGGCTTTAATGCGCTCGAGACGGGCGAGAATTACGCTGGCATAGAACTGCCCGCGGACGACATTAAACGCCTCATCCGGCATCTTCATCCCTTTGAGGATATCGACCGAGCGGCCGAAGATAGGTCCGACGTTGGTGGCGAGACGGTTGACCATCATAAAGTCAACTTCTCCCAGCGGCACCACAACAATCTTCGCTTTCATAATCGCCATCACTCATTCCGCCGTAAAGAATTTCTGCTTGGAGCCTGTCGGCGAGACTTTTACCTCCAGTTTTCCGGCGCAGCGAGGGCACCAGCCCACAAAGGCATCCCCTTTCTTATTCAAATATATCCGGGCATAGACCCGGCAGCATTTGAAAATTATCCCGATATGAGGTCGAGCGGCCTCATTTGAATTTGAGGAATGAGTCGGTTTGTCGCTTCCCATAGAACTTCTATCGCGCCGGCGCCGGCCGGGACTCTTTCATAATCTCCACCGAAGCCGAGGAGCCGATACGGTCCGCGCCGGCTTCAATCAGGGCAACGGTCTCTTTAAACGTTCTGATACCCCCCGAGGCTTTGACTTTTATTTTGCCCTGGGCCGCTTGCTTGAGTCTTTTGACCGTCTCCACCGTGGTGCCACCGAAAAAGCCGGTGGCTGTTTTTACAAATTGCGCCCCACCGTTTATGACCGCTTTAGTGGCTTCAACCTGCGCCGCCGGAGCCAATTTGGGGGCTTCAATTATCACTTTTAATATAATATGAGCCGGAAGGTTCTTGCGAACTTCGAAAATCTCTCTTTCCACCCGTCCGAACTCGCTGGAGACAAGCCACCCGACATTGGCGACCATATCGATTTCATCGGCGCCATCCTCAACCCCCCGAACGGCTTCAAAAACTTTGACATCAGTCCGATTGGCGGAGAGAGGGAAGCCGGAAACAGATATTATCTTTATACCGGTTCCGATAAGTTCTCTCTTAGCATCCGCGACCCAGCAAGGATTGATGGCGATACCGAAGAACTGATTTTCCCGCGCTTCCTGGCAAAGCCTCAATATATCCGCAAGGGCGGTCTCAGACTTGAGAACGGAATGGTCGAAATAGCGGTTCAGGTTATCAATCATACAGCCTTCCAGATTTAATATATCTGAATTATATGCTCAGAGAGTTGATTGCACAATATCTTTGAGAAAACTTTTTCCGGGAAAGCGGTTGCCGAGACGAAAATTCGCGGCGACCGTCGCGGCGATATCGGAAAATGATTCTCGCGTACCAAGGTTGCAGACGGTTTTCATAACCGGCGAGAAGACCAGAAGCGGGACATATTCGCGGGTATGGTCGGTGGAGCCGGTCAGGGTCGGGTCGCAACCATGGTCGGCCGTAATTATGAGCAGGTCATCATTATCTAAATTGTCAATGAAATCCGGGAGCCACCGGTCGAAATCTTCGAGCCCGCGGGCAAAAGAAACGGCGTCGTTGCGATGCCCCCAGAGCATATCGAAATCCACAAGATTGGCAAAGATCAAGCCGTTATCGGTCTGCTCCAGTTCATCCCGCAGAGCCTGCATTACATCATTGTTATTGGCGGTCTTGACTTCATTCGACAGACCTTGATGGGCAAAGAGGTCGCCGATTTTGCCGATGCCGACCGTGGGAATCTGCTCCTTATAAAGGCAGTCAAGCAGAGTCTCATGCGGAGGCAGGAGCGAAAAGTCTTTCCGATTGGCGGTGCGACTGAAATTTCCCGGGGTACCTGTGAAGGGACGGGCAATGACTCGTCCGACCGCATGGTCGCCGGTAAGCAGGTCGCGGGCAATGCGGCAGATTTCGTAAAGACGAGCCGGCGACATAACCTCCTCATGTGCCGCCAGTTGGAAGACGGAGTCGGCGGAGGTGTAAAGAATTATCTCTCCGGTCTGAAGATGTCGCTCGCCCAGACGGGCAATAATTTCGGTGCCGCTTGCCGGAATATTCCCGATAGTCTTGACTCCGGCGCGCTTCTCGAATTCCGCCACCAGTTCCGGCGGAAATCCGCTGCTGTAAACGGGGAACGGCTTATCTGTAATGATGCCGGCAATTTCCCAGTGGCCCGAGGTGGAATCTTTCCCAGCCGAGCGCTCCGCCATTTTGCCGTAACATGCCAACGGCTTCTCAGCCGGCGGCACTCCCAGAATATCTACGATATTCCCCAGCCCCAATTTCTGACAATTGGGCATATTGAGCCCCCCCTGACTGCGGGCGACGTTGGGGATAGTCGAGGCGCCCTTATCGCCATACCGGTCGGCATCGGGAAGTTCCCCGACCCCGCAGGCGTCAAGGACGATTACTATAACCCTCGAGAACATGCCAGGAATCTAAGCAAATCATCCGATGGCTGAAAGAAGAAATTCGAGATACCTGCGGAAAGAGGAAATCTGGAAAACCAACGCCGCCGATTTCGCGCCGAACGGCGGATGGCATCAGTCCGACCGCTCCGTCAAGACCATACTGCTGCTTCTCTTGCTCAGACTCCGGAAAGGAATAGTTGCCTCCCCGGTTAGCCTGTTGCCGGCGCTCTCAACCTCGTAGACCTCATCCTGCCGAATAATAGCGCCTTCTTTATAGGCGAAATAGATAGTCCCTTTGGTTCTGGCTTTGTCGAGTCGCTCAATCTCGGTTCCGTTGGGAGTAGTTTTCCGATAGGGAAGAACCAGATTCCCCTGATATTCGATAATAGCGCAGTCATAGCCGGCTTCCCGCGCCAGCGCCTTGAGACGATAGGTCGTTTCGACCTGCGTGGAGCCTTCATCCTTGATTATCAGCTTAACTGTCTGGCTCCAGGAGTACCCGGGCGTAACAGGAATGTCGGGCAGAACAGGCAGAGCCTGCTCATAGTAATTTTTGTAATAGTCGAGCCATTCGTTACCGTGGGGGTTCTGAGGAAAAATCTCCAGAACTCTTCCGTTGGCGTTCATCAGATATTCCAGCGTCCATTTATGGGTCACGGTATCGGCATCAGAAGTATCTTTCTTGTACAGATTCGGCTGCCGGGAAACATCTATCAGCCGAATTCGGGCGGTACTGCTATCGGTAGCGGAGAGGACTTCTTCGGTAAGTTGTGAGCGATAAGTGAGATTACTGCTTGACACCAGATTTTTCCCTTCATAGATGCGGCTGTCGCTTTTTATCTGATTGCTGTAGATTCTTGATTGCCCCGGTTTGAATTTATATACCAGGCGAACTTCTCTGGTTTCTTTGGCGCACCCAAAAATCAGCAAGCAGCAGAGCGCGGCTTGAATGATTGCGATGAACTTCCTGTCTTTCATAGCGGTCCCTCGCTTGCCGTCTGGTTGATAATTTCAATCATCAGAAGGTTCCGGGGGGCAAGTCCGGGAGCCGAAAGAAGCAAAGTATACTCGATTTGATAATCATGCTCGATAAATTCCCCGGGCCGGGTCGGTTGACCGTAGGCTGTCGCGCCGCGGTTGTCTTCCATGTTTGCAGCGATAGAGGGAATTTCCGCACCCGATAACCGTTGCAGGAATTGACTGTCATCCAGTGAAACAAAAAAGAGCGCCAGCGACGCCGCCAGAGGGACCGCCAACCTCCAGGGAAAGCCACGGCGCTCCCTCAATTGAGCGGTGGCAGGATATTCAGCGGCAGCGGCGCCGGTTTTCGCCCTTTCCATGATGACCTGTTCCAGACCGCTCCAGTATGATTCTCCCGGGTCGGGCACCGGCAGCCCCCTGGTGGCGGTAACCAGATTCCTTTCCTCCTGAACCGTAATGCGACAGATGGCGCAAGATTGGAGATGTTCTTCGAAATCTCTGGTTTCATTAAGAGAGAGATTTCCTGACAGGTAGTCAGTGAGATAGAACTGAACCTGACGGCATTTCATCTTCTTTCCTCATTTCAGTTTTTTCCCGAGCCATTTGCGCATCTTGGCCCGGGCGACATGCAAGTTGGACCGAACCGTCGCCTCGGGACATCCCATGGCTATGGCGACTTCGGTCTTATCAAATCCCTCCACATCATGAAGGATAATGGTCATTCTCTGCTTGGGTGGAAGACGGTCGATTGCCTGCGCAATCATCACCCCCAGTTCATCGTCTTCGATTTCTTTGTCCGGTCCCGCGGCATCCATCGAAAGCTCCATTTGCAGGGGAAGGGTCATCTCCGTTTCGTCGTCAAGCGAAAGATGATGCCGGCTTCGTTTGCGGAGAAGGTCGATGGTGTAGTTGGTGGCGATGCGCAAGAGAAATCCGGTAAAGTAGCCGACCGTCCTGAGATTCTCCCTTTGCTCGTAGAGGCGCACAAAAGTTTCTTGCGTCACCTCATCGGCATCGGCATGATTCCCCAGCATCCGGAAGGCGAGAGAATAAACCTTTCTTTTATACCTCCTTACCAGTTCGGCAAAAGCCTCCTGGTCGCCGCTAATGAAATCTTTTACCAGATCCTTAATATCTCTGGTCATAGGGACCCGGCATTATTGACGGTCAACATTGTGACGGTTTTTGTCTCAGAATTGTGCAAAATTAATTGATTGACTATCCGGCAGGCAAGTAATATTATGGAAGCTCGATGTCAACCTTTTTTTGGACAATAAGTTGTCAGTCTGAGTGCCCGCCCCGTTGGAAGACCTGAGTCGCTACAAATACAAATCATTGTTAATCACGGGTCTGGCGACATTTCTCGGGACGCTTGATTCCTCGATTGTGAATGTCTCCTTACCGACTATTAGCCACGAAATGGGGGCATCGGTTGACCTGGTCGGCTGGATAATTCTTTCCTATGCGATAGCAGTGATATCCTTCCTGATGGTTTTCGGGGCGGTTGCGGAGAAAAAAGGGTATCAGATTTCATATGTTTATGGTTTTCTGATTTTTGCGCTCGGGTCACTTTTCTGCGGGCTGTCATACAACATCTATTTCCTGATAGCGATGAGAGGAATTCAGGGTATAGGGGCGGCTTTATTGATTGCCGTCGGTCCGGCATTGCTGACCCGCACCTTTCCCGAGCACGAGCGCGGCCGCGGCCTGAGTATGATTGCAATGGTGGTCTCGACCGGGCTGATGCTCGGTCCGCCATTGGGTGGATTTCTTATCGCTCTGGCCGGATGGAGATGGATTTTCTTTGTCAATCTCCCTTTTGCGATTCTGGGGATTTATTTTACGAAACGGTATATATCTGATTTTCCGATAACCAGTCCCGGCCGGAAAATAAGTTTTCCGGGGGCGGCGACCCTTTCGCTGGCGCTGTTGATTCTGATGGCGGCGCTTTCGCTGTTTAGCCGCCATATTCTCTCGGAATCAGCGCTGGCAGCGCTGAGTGTTATCTCCGTTCTCGCTTTTGGAATGTTTTTTTATTTCGAAGGGAAACCGCAGACGCGGCTGATTGGCTTGGAGATTTTCCGCAACCGGGTCTTCTCTTTTTCCGGCTCGGCGATGTTCCTGGTCTTTGTGTCGTTGTCTTCGGTGACCGTGCTTCTTCCTTTCTATCTGGAGCAGGTGCATCATTATGACCCGGAAGAGGTCGGGTTGATATTGATGATTCTTCCCCTCTGCGGTCTATTTATGGCCCCGCTGGCGGGATATCTGGCGGATAAGGTTCAAGCGCGCATAATTTCGACTCTGGGAGTGCTCTTGATGCTTGCCGGAATTCTGCTGGTGCGGCGTCTTGATGACCACTCAACCTTGTCGCAGATCATTACCGCTTTGTTATTTGTCGGGCTGGGAATGGGGCTTTTCAGCACGCCCAATACCTCGAGCATCATGGGCGCGGCAAAGAAAACTCAACTCGGCTCGGCATCTGGAATTCTGGCGACTATTCGCAGCCTCGGTCTGGCGATAGGCGTAAGCCTGGCGATTGCCATTTTCGGTTACTATCAGAATCTCCATTTGAAAACAGGCGCCGACAAACTGACATCTTTTATAGCGGCGTACCGTGAGGTCTATTTAATCATTTTGTTTTTTGCCGCGGGGGCTATTATACTGAGTTTAATCCGTGGTCGGAACATACAGCCCGAAACCAAAGAAAAGCCATAAGCAGTTGACAAATCATCTTTTCTTGATATTATAACAGCCACATTTTTGTACAAGGCAGAAAATATGCGCTCCATGACCGGATTCGGCAAAGCCGATTACAAGAGTAAAGAATTGAATCTATCGGTGGAAGTCACTTCGGTGAATAACCGCTTCCTCGAATATTCGATTCGGATGCCGAAACAGCTGTTCTTTCTGGAGCCGCGCGTCAAGGAGTTGATTGCGGCAAAACTGAATCGCGGCAAAGTGAATTTGACTCTGAATTATGAAGACAACGGTATCGGAATCGACCGCCTGGTCATCAACCGCTCCCTGGCCGATGAATTATTGCGGGAATTGAAAAATCTCAAAAAAAGATACAAACTGGGCGGCGAACTGGAACTGGAGGAGATTCTGGCTTTTCCGGAGATTTTCCGGGTTGAGAAAAGCAGCAATATAGAAAAGAAAATCTGGCCCTCGGTAAGCAAGACAATCAACAAGGCGCTGGATGACCTGGTGGCGATGCGGGAAAAAGAGGGGGAGAATCTCAAGAAAGATATCATAAAGCGGATGGCGCAAATGGCTGGCGACATTGAAGGAATCGAAAAAGGGGCGAAAGAGCATCTGGCGATATACCGGGAGAAGTTGTCCCGGAGAATTGCGGAAGTGCTGGATAACCGGACGCTTGACGGCGCCCGGCTGGAAGAGGAGGTCGCTTATTTTGCGGAACGGGCTGATGTGACCGAAGAGTGTGTGCGATTCCGCAGCCATCTCAAGCAGTTTCAACTCGATTTGAAGCAGACCGGACCGGTCGGCAAGAGGCTCAATTTCATATTGCAGGAACTGAACCGGGAGGCAAACACTATCGGCTCCAAGGCGGCGGGAGTGACTATTCCCGGGCTGGTGCTGCAGTTGAAAGAAGAGATAGAGAAAGTCCGCGAGCAAGTGCAAAATATTGAATAGGGTTAATAATTCGGTTTTGATATGAAACAGGGGACCGGCAAAATCGTGATAATATCGTCTCCCTCGGGAGGCGGTAAGAGCTCTATTTGCAGACGGTTACTGCGGGCCGGGAACAAAAGGAAAGGGTGGCGGTTTTCAATATCGGTAACGACAAGGCCCAGGCGTCCCAATGAACGAAACGGGCGGGAGTACTTGTTTGTAAGTTATCCTGAATTCGTGACGCGGCGTCAGCGTGGGGAATTCGCCGAGTCGTGCCAGGTGCATAAGTACTATTATGGCACACCTCGGGAACCGCTGGAGCGAACCCTGACCGCCGGCGGAGTGATGATACTGGATGTAGACGTCAAGGGAGCCTTTAAGTTAAAGAAAGAGTACCCGATGGCGGTTTCGATTTTCATACTCCCCCCCAGCCGTCAGGAACTTGCCCGACGGTTAAAGCAAAGGGGGACGGAGGACGATAAGCATTTAAGGATTCGTCTCCGGAGAGCCTTGAGCGAAATGAAGCTCTATCGGAAATTTGATTATGTGGTGATCAACCGGGAGCTGGACACGGCCGTAAGTGAAGTGGAGATGATAATAAATTCCTTCCATTGTCAGCAGAGATTTATCGACCATCGCCGCATAAGCGGTTTACTTCGAGAAAGCGATTGATTTTTGAGTCATAGGAGGCTCTATGGTTAAAACCTCTTTTGAGGAGTTGGACAAAGTGACAAAGAATCGTTACGAAGCAGTTCTGATTGCGGCGCAGCGGGCGCGGCAAGTCAATGCCCTTCGTCTGGCGCAGCTGGAACGAATGGCGGAGGAGAATGTTACTATTGACGGTCGCAAGGTGACCTCGCTTGCCCTGCAGGATCTGGCCGCGGGCAAAGTAAAATTTAGACGTCTGGGCGAAGTAAAATAAGTTTATGGCAAAGAACCTTCTCATAGTAGAATCGCCGGCAAAATCGAAAACGCTCAAGAAGTTTCTGGGGCGCGATTATGAAGTGTTGCCGACGATTGGACATATAATCGACCTGCCCAAATCGAAATTGGGGGTAGATACCGATGACGGTTTCAAGATCGACTATGTCGTAATCAAGGGAAAAGAGAAGGTCATCAAGCAGTTGAAGGAAAGCGCCAAGAAGTCAGAGAAGATTTATCTCGCGCCCGACCCGGACCGGGAAGGGGAGGCGATTGCCTGGCATGTAGCGCAGCAGCTGAAGAATGTCAAGAAAATCTCGCGCGTGACTTTCAATGAAATCACCAAGTCGGCGGTGCTGGAAGCGTTCCATCATACCCGCGCTATCGACCTGAACCTGGTCGATGCGCAGCAGGCGCGGCGGGTGCTGGACCGTCTGGTCGGATACAAAGTCTCTCCATTTCTCTGGAAGACTGTAGCGCGCGGTCTTTCGGCGGGAAGGGTGCAATCGGTTGCCCTGCGAATCATCTGCGAACGGGAAGCGGAGATTGCCGCTTTTGTTACCGAAGAGTACTGGGAGATCGCGGCGCTGCTTCAGGATGCCATCGGCAACAAGATACCGTCGAAACTATCCAGGATTGACGGTTCCAAAGCGGAGATTAAGACCGGCGAAGAGGCCGAAAGGGTGGCGCAGGAATTGAGAAAGGGAGAGTTTGTTGTCGATTCCATTCGGAAATCGCAGAAAGTTCGCAAACCATCCCCTCCCTTCATAACCAGTACCCTGCAGCAGGAGGCGGCGCGAGCGCTGGGATTTTCCACCAAGAAGACGATGGCGGTGGCGCAGCAGTTGTACGAAGGCGTTGACCTGGGTGAGGAAGGACCGACAGGCCTGATAACATATATGCGCACCGACTCCACTCGACTGGCTGACAGCGCTATCGATATGGCTCGCGGCTTTATAAAAGAAAATTTTGGCGCCGCTTATCTGCCCAAGAGTCCCGTCAAATATGGCGCCAAAAAGGGAAGCCAGGATGCGCATGAGGCGGTCAGGCCCACTTTCATTGACCATCCTCCCGAGAAAATCAAAAGATATCTCACCAAAGACCAGTACCGTCTATATACACTGGTTTGGAATCGTTTTGTCGCCTGCCAGATGGCGCCGGCTCTGTATGACACGGCCGACCTTGATATCAAGGCGGGAAAGTATCTTTTCCATTCTTATGCCCAGAGTCTGAAATTTGACGGTTATCTAAAAATTTATCAGGAAGCAAAAGAAAACGGACAGAATGGCGAGAATGGTTTGCTGGAATCGCTGCCGGAGTTGAAACCGGGGGACCGTCTGACGCTCCTGGAAGTTACTCCCAGCCAGCATTTCACCAAACCGCCGGCGCGCTTTTCCGAAGCAATGCTGGTGAAAACTTTGGAGTCAGAAGGTATCGGAAGACCGTCAACCTATGCCTCCATCATTTCAACTCTGATTGACCGGAAATATGTCGAATCCAAAGAAAAGCGGCTTCATCCAACCGAACTGGGGCAGACAGTGAATAAAATTCTGATTGAGAACTTCCCCGACATTTTTGATGTCAAATTTACCGCCTATATGGAGACGGAACTGGATAAGGTGGAAATCGGGGAAGACAAATGGGTCGATGTGGTCAAGGAGTTCTATCGTCCCTTTGAAAAGCACCTGGGGAAACTTACCAAGAAACATCAGGAGATCAAGGAGTCGCTGACCGAGGTGACGGATGAGTCATGCGATAAGTGCGGCTCGCCGATGGTGATAAAGTGGGGCAGGAATGGCCGGTTTCTCGCCTGCTCGGCATACCCGGACTGCAAATCGACCAAGCCGCTCAACGGCGCGGAGGAACTTCCGCCGGTCGATATCAAATGTCCCAACTGCGGCTCGGCGATGGTGGTGAAGAGCGGACGTTTTGGAAGATTTTTGGCTTGCTCGGCTTATCCCGAATGCAAGACAACTATGCCGCTGCCGACTGGCATAAAATGCCCCAAGCCGAATTGCGGCGGCGATATCGTGGAGAAGAAAACCAAAACGCGGCGGACTTTTTACGGCTGTTCCAATTATCCCAAATGCGACTTTGTCAGCTGGGATAAACCGGTCAACCAGGATTGTCCCAACTGCGGCGGAAAATATCTATTGCAAAAAGCCTCTAAGAAAGACGGCGTCTATCTGTACTGCCCGGCCTGCAAGCATAAGATTTCGCAGGAAAGCCATTAGCGGCGAATATCGAATTCTCCAATTTTATTTGACCCGACCGACAAATTGCGATATTATGTCATCATGCTTAAAAAAGCATTGGCGGAATATATTCAATATCTGACTGAAAAGCGGGGGCTGGCGGCCGGTTCCGTTCAGGCTTACCGAAGGTCGCTGGCGCGCTGGGTTGAATTTCTTGAAGAGCAGTACCAGACCGTCCCCCCGGAGCCGGCGGTCAATGCCCTGTTCCTTCGAAAGTATCTCTCCCAGAGACGAAGCGAGTCGGTATCGGTGCGCACCCTTGCCGGGTTTATCTCGGCGCTCTCCGGATTTCAACGATTTCTTCTGCAAGACAAACGGTACGCCATTTATCATTGCCGACTCAGCAAATTGAAATATTCCGAAAAGATACCCGATTTTCTATCGCAGAGAGAGACCGACGAAATGCTCAATCTGCTGGAGCGAGACAATTTTTTCGGCTGGCGCGATTATCTGATGGTGGCGCTTTTTTATCTTTCGGGAATCAGACGGACGGAATTGGCGTCACTGCGCCTCACCGACCTGGATAGAAATAAAAATACGTTAAATGTGATTGGAAAAGGGAATAAGCAGCGTTTTGTTCCCTTTGGGGCGGCGCTGGGAAGAGAACTGGAGCGGTATCTGCCCGTCCGGGCGCAATTCGCGGAGCGGTTCAAACGGGACCGGGGATTTCTCTTCCTCAATCATTCCGGCAGTCCTCTGTCGGTTCGCTCGGTGGACCGTATCGTGCAGAAATACTGCGCCCGCCTTGGCAAGCGGGTCACGCCGCATATGCTCCGCCACAGTTTCGCCACCCATATGCTGGAAAACGGCGCCGACATTCTGGCTATAAAGGAGATTTTGGGTCACTGCTCGCTGGCGACGACACAGAAATATACCCATGTTACGACCGAGCAGCTGAAGGCGGTTTACAAGCGGGCTCATCCGCGAGCCTGAGGAAAGGGAAAAAATGTTAATTCACGCTACAACCATATTGGGTCTTCGGTATAAAGGCGCGGTCGCCATGGGGGGAGACGGGCAGGTCAGTTTTAACGACACCATTATGAAATCGAAAGCGGTCAAAGTGCGGAAACTTCATGATGATAAGATTCTTGCCGGTTTCGCCGGAGCGGCGGCCGATGCCCTGGCGCTATTTGAGCGCTTCGAAAATAAGATTGGTGAATACTCCGGGAATCTTCCGCGCGCCGCCGTGGAACTGGCAAAGGATTGGCGGACCGATAAGTATCTTCAGAAACTGGAAGCGCTCCTGGCGGTAGCCGACAACAAGCATTCCCTGTTGATTGCCGGCTCGGGAGAGGTGGTGGAGCCGGATGACCGCATTCTGGCTATCGGCTCCGGAGGACCATACGCTCTGGCTGCCGCCCGTGCCCTACTTTCGACTAACCCGTCGCTGTCGGCTGAAGAGATAGTCAGAAAAGCCCTCAGAATCGCCGCCGATATTTGCGTTTACACCAATGACAATATTACCGTGGAAAGCATAAAATGCTGAATAAATCATACAAGACCCCCAGAGAAATTGTCGAACACCTGGATAAATATATCATCGGTCAGGATAAAGCCAAGAAGGCGGTGGCGATTGCGCTGCGCAATCGCTGGCGACGTCAGGCGGCCGCGCCGGAAATCAGACGGGAAATTCTCCCCAACAATATTCTCATGATAGGTCCTACCGGAGTCGGTAAAACCGAAATCGCGCGACGACTGGCAGAGATGTCGAATGCCCCGTTTCTGAAAGTGGAAGCCTCGAAATTCACCGAGGTCGGCTATGTCGGACGGGATGTGGAATCGATGGTGCGTGACCTGGTGGACCTTTCGGTCAATATGCTAAAGCAGGAGAAATCGGAACTGGTGGAGGAGAAAGCGCGTCAGCTGGTGGATGAGCGAATCCTTGATTTGCTTCTGCCTCCCGCGCCGCGCGTCAAACAGCCGCAGATTGAAATCGGCGAGGATGCCAAAGTCGACGGCACCCGCGACAAATTGCGGGAAAAACTTCATTCCGGAAAATTGGAAGAGCGGATGGTGGAACTGGAAGCCCCCGCTGACCGCTTTCCGGTCGTCGAAATCTTCTCCCCGATGGGTATGGAAGAGTTGGGGATTAATTTTCAGGAGATGTTTTCCGGGCTGATGCCGAAGAAGACCAAGAAACGAAAGATGACCATTGCCGAGGCGCGGAAATTCCTTTTCTCCGAAGAACTCTCCAGGCTGGTCAATATGGATGAAGTTATATCGATTGCTCTGGAGCGGGCGCAGGAATCGGGAATTATCTTTATCG
This sequence is a window from Candidatus Zixiibacteriota bacterium. Protein-coding genes within it:
- a CDS encoding archaemetzincin; this encodes MKAKIVVVPLGEVDFMMVNRLATNVGPIFGRSVDILKGMKMPDEAFNVVRGQFYASVILARLERIKANQKEFVIGVCEEDLYLPDEPFIIGNADTVAGTSLVSLFRIRQEFYGLPEDELKVYSRLFKQAVHFLAHLFEMTSCRNPKCVNYYSQNMMDIDSKGEKFCDICKRQLAERR
- the deoC gene encoding deoxyribose-phosphate aldolase; translation: MIDNLNRYFDHSVLKSETALADILRLCQEARENQFFGIAINPCWVADAKRELIGTGIKIISVSGFPLSANRTDVKVFEAVRGVEDGADEIDMVANVGWLVSSEFGRVEREIFEVRKNLPAHIILKVIIEAPKLAPAAQVEATKAVINGGAQFVKTATGFFGGTTVETVKRLKQAAQGKIKVKASGGIRTFKETVALIEAGADRIGSSASVEIMKESRPAPAR
- a CDS encoding phosphopentomutase; the protein is MFSRVIVIVLDACGVGELPDADRYGDKGASTIPNVARSQGGLNMPNCQKLGLGNIVDILGVPPAEKPLACYGKMAERSAGKDSTSGHWEIAGIITDKPFPVYSSGFPPELVAEFEKRAGVKTIGNIPASGTEIIARLGERHLQTGEIILYTSADSVFQLAAHEEVMSPARLYEICRIARDLLTGDHAVGRVIARPFTGTPGNFSRTANRKDFSLLPPHETLLDCLYKEQIPTVGIGKIGDLFAHQGLSNEVKTANNNDVMQALRDELEQTDNGLIFANLVDFDMLWGHRNDAVSFARGLEDFDRWLPDFIDNLDNDDLLIITADHGCDPTLTGSTDHTREYVPLLVFSPVMKTVCNLGTRESFSDIAATVAANFRLGNRFPGKSFLKDIVQSTL
- a CDS encoding zf-HC2 domain-containing protein, translated to MKCRQVQFYLTDYLSGNLSLNETRDFEEHLQSCAICRITVQEERNLVTATRGLPVPDPGESYWSGLEQVIMERAKTGAAAAEYPATAQLRERRGFPWRLAVPLAASLALFFVSLDDSQFLQRLSGAEIPSIAANMEDNRGATAYGQPTRPGEFIEHDYQIEYTLLLSAPGLAPRNLLMIEIINQTASEGPL
- a CDS encoding sigma-70 family RNA polymerase sigma factor, encoding MTRDIKDLVKDFISGDQEAFAELVRRYKRKVYSLAFRMLGNHADADEVTQETFVRLYEQRENLRTVGYFTGFLLRIATNYTIDLLRKRSRHHLSLDDETEMTLPLQMELSMDAAGPDKEIEDDELGVMIAQAIDRLPPKQRMTIILHDVEGFDKTEVAIAMGCPEATVRSNLHVARAKMRKWLGKKLK
- a CDS encoding MFS transporter, with product MPAPLEDLSRYKYKSLLITGLATFLGTLDSSIVNVSLPTISHEMGASVDLVGWIILSYAIAVISFLMVFGAVAEKKGYQISYVYGFLIFALGSLFCGLSYNIYFLIAMRGIQGIGAALLIAVGPALLTRTFPEHERGRGLSMIAMVVSTGLMLGPPLGGFLIALAGWRWIFFVNLPFAILGIYFTKRYISDFPITSPGRKISFPGAATLSLALLILMAALSLFSRHILSESALAALSVISVLAFGMFFYFEGKPQTRLIGLEIFRNRVFSFSGSAMFLVFVSLSSVTVLLPFYLEQVHHYDPEEVGLILMILPLCGLFMAPLAGYLADKVQARIISTLGVLLMLAGILLVRRLDDHSTLSQIITALLFVGLGMGLFSTPNTSSIMGAAKKTQLGSASGILATIRSLGLAIGVSLAIAIFGYYQNLHLKTGADKLTSFIAAYREVYLIILFFAAGAIILSLIRGRNIQPETKEKP
- a CDS encoding YicC/YloC family endoribonuclease, which codes for MRSMTGFGKADYKSKELNLSVEVTSVNNRFLEYSIRMPKQLFFLEPRVKELIAAKLNRGKVNLTLNYEDNGIGIDRLVINRSLADELLRELKNLKKRYKLGGELELEEILAFPEIFRVEKSSNIEKKIWPSVSKTINKALDDLVAMREKEGENLKKDIIKRMAQMAGDIEGIEKGAKEHLAIYREKLSRRIAEVLDNRTLDGARLEEEVAYFAERADVTEECVRFRSHLKQFQLDLKQTGPVGKRLNFILQELNREANTIGSKAAGVTIPGLVLQLKEEIEKVREQVQNIE
- the gmk gene encoding guanylate kinase — encoded protein: MKQGTGKIVIISSPSGGGKSSICRRLLRAGNKRKGWRFSISVTTRPRRPNERNGREYLFVSYPEFVTRRQRGEFAESCQVHKYYYGTPREPLERTLTAGGVMILDVDVKGAFKLKKEYPMAVSIFILPPSRQELARRLKQRGTEDDKHLRIRLRRALSEMKLYRKFDYVVINRELDTAVSEVEMIINSFHCQQRFIDHRRISGLLRESD
- the rpoZ gene encoding DNA-directed RNA polymerase subunit omega: MVKTSFEELDKVTKNRYEAVLIAAQRARQVNALRLAQLERMAEENVTIDGRKVTSLALQDLAAGKVKFRRLGEVK